Proteins from a genomic interval of Oceanispirochaeta crateris:
- a CDS encoding bifunctional homocysteine S-methyltransferase/methylenetetrahydrofolate reductase translates to MTPFLERIKKQPLVFDGAMGTMLYTKGVFLNRCYDELNLTNPEIVGEIHKAYSEAGADVLETNTFGANRIKLTEHGLGEKVREINVAAAGIARQYAMDNLYVAGSMGPCLKSGQILGENRREELSEVFSEQAQALKEGGVDLILLETFSHSEELILAAQAAAETGLPVCGCFTLTEEGYTPGGESLEVLMQGLDSCEALDLVGLNCGTGPSHTYNWVERALPLTQKPLIAMPNAGFPKEQDGRMVYLTNPEYFASYAQKFIKLGVSGIGGCCGTTPEHILKASRTVKATSLIKQHVEIKVVDRTASDVQPVPQEEKSRLACLLKQGKMVTSVEITPPRSTDLTGFISKAKACAYHGVDAINIPDGPRASARVSPMIAASIIQKEAGIEAVLHYTCRDRNLLGMQSDILGSVAAGLNNFLVITGDPPKSGDYPEVTGVFDVDSIGLTQVILGLNYGRDFGGNPITPPTGIFTGVGANPCAVSPKLELDRYRRKLEAGAEFAITQPVFDPDALLKFMDEASAFGTIPVVAGVWPLVSFKNAEFMRNEVPGVEVPDSVMERMSRCKTREEGIAEGIRIASEICRTIEPYVQGYQVSAPFGRVELALKVLGMDTTI, encoded by the coding sequence TTGACCCCTTTTCTTGAACGCATCAAAAAGCAGCCCCTCGTTTTTGACGGAGCCATGGGTACAATGCTCTACACCAAGGGAGTCTTTCTGAACCGTTGTTATGATGAACTGAATCTGACAAACCCAGAAATTGTAGGAGAAATCCACAAAGCCTACAGCGAAGCAGGAGCGGATGTTCTGGAAACCAATACCTTTGGTGCCAACCGCATAAAACTCACCGAACATGGTCTGGGAGAAAAAGTCAGAGAGATCAATGTGGCCGCAGCCGGGATTGCCAGACAATACGCCATGGACAATCTTTATGTGGCAGGCTCCATGGGTCCCTGTTTGAAATCGGGGCAGATCTTGGGAGAGAACAGGCGGGAAGAACTGAGTGAGGTCTTTTCGGAACAGGCTCAGGCTCTGAAGGAAGGAGGGGTCGATCTCATCCTTCTGGAAACATTCAGTCATAGCGAAGAGCTGATCCTGGCTGCCCAAGCCGCCGCCGAAACGGGTTTACCAGTATGCGGATGCTTCACCCTGACAGAAGAGGGTTACACCCCCGGAGGGGAGAGTCTGGAAGTACTGATGCAGGGCCTCGACAGCTGTGAGGCCCTGGACCTGGTGGGACTCAACTGCGGAACCGGCCCTTCCCATACCTACAACTGGGTAGAAAGGGCTCTTCCTCTCACACAAAAACCATTGATTGCCATGCCCAATGCAGGATTTCCCAAAGAACAGGACGGTCGGATGGTCTACCTTACAAATCCTGAATATTTTGCCAGTTACGCCCAAAAATTCATAAAACTGGGAGTCAGCGGGATAGGAGGATGCTGCGGTACAACCCCGGAACACATCCTCAAGGCTTCACGGACGGTCAAGGCCACCTCCTTAATAAAGCAGCATGTGGAAATTAAGGTTGTCGATAGAACCGCATCGGATGTGCAACCTGTCCCCCAGGAAGAGAAATCGAGACTGGCTTGCCTCCTGAAACAAGGGAAGATGGTGACATCTGTGGAAATAACCCCTCCCAGAAGCACCGATCTGACTGGTTTCATCAGCAAGGCAAAGGCCTGTGCCTACCATGGTGTGGATGCCATCAACATCCCAGACGGTCCTCGGGCCAGTGCCAGGGTATCACCCATGATCGCCGCCTCTATCATCCAGAAAGAAGCGGGCATAGAAGCGGTACTTCATTATACCTGCCGGGACCGGAACCTTCTGGGAATGCAGTCTGATATACTGGGATCCGTAGCTGCCGGGCTGAACAACTTTCTGGTCATCACCGGAGATCCGCCCAAGTCGGGAGACTATCCTGAAGTCACAGGTGTATTTGACGTAGATTCCATAGGACTGACCCAGGTCATCCTGGGACTCAATTACGGTCGAGATTTTGGAGGAAACCCGATTACTCCTCCCACAGGTATTTTTACGGGTGTGGGAGCGAACCCCTGTGCGGTGTCTCCGAAACTGGAACTAGACCGGTACAGAAGAAAACTGGAAGCCGGTGCCGAGTTTGCCATAACCCAGCCCGTATTTGATCCCGATGCCCTGTTGAAATTCATGGATGAAGCATCGGCATTCGGAACGATTCCCGTGGTAGCGGGAGTATGGCCTCTAGTCAGCTTTAAGAATGCCGAGTTCATGCGTAATGAAGTTCCCGGGGTGGAAGTTCCCGACAGTGTTATGGAAAGGATGAGCCGCTGCAAAACCAGGGAAGAAGGGATTGCAGAGGGCATTCGGATTGCCTCGGAAATATGCAGAACCATCGAACCCTATGTCCAGGGCTATCAGGTAAGTGCCCCCTTCGGCCGGGTAGAACTGGCGCTGAAAGTTTTAGGAATGGATACAACTATATGA
- a CDS encoding ECF transporter S component, protein MSDSNRTRKIVITAVMAAVSVVLGATRLGFIPWISGASLTIMHVPVIIGAILEGPVVGMIIGLIFGIFSLIQAAVSPTGPVDVFFVNPLISVLPRILIGLTSFLVFKAFRGKFLSISIVLASLMGSLTNTLLVLGALGIAGALPWELIGAIVLANGLAEAAAAALICSAVILTWKSVDHQGKRSQLEDLKEDHDVAGR, encoded by the coding sequence ATGTCAGATTCTAATCGTACACGTAAGATCGTCATCACCGCGGTAATGGCGGCGGTATCTGTGGTTTTGGGAGCCACCCGCCTCGGATTTATTCCCTGGATTTCCGGCGCATCCCTGACCATCATGCATGTTCCCGTTATTATCGGGGCCATCCTGGAAGGACCGGTGGTGGGAATGATCATAGGCTTGATTTTCGGTATTTTTAGCCTCATTCAGGCTGCTGTTTCCCCCACGGGTCCTGTGGATGTCTTTTTTGTCAATCCTCTCATTTCCGTTCTTCCGCGGATTCTCATTGGTTTGACAAGTTTTTTAGTTTTTAAGGCTTTTAGGGGAAAATTTCTGTCCATTTCCATTGTCTTAGCCTCCCTAATGGGGAGTCTAACCAATACTCTTCTTGTTCTGGGCGCTCTTGGAATTGCCGGAGCACTCCCCTGGGAGTTGATCGGAGCCATCGTTTTGGCCAATGGTCTGGCCGAAGCCGCTGCTGCAGCCTTGATCTGCAGTGCTGTGATCCTTACATGGAAATCAGTGGATCATCAGGGTAAAAGGTCCCAATTGGAAGATTTGAAGGAGGATCATGATGTTGCTGGCCGTTGA
- a CDS encoding rubredoxin, translating into MKYICVNCGYIYDPAVGDPMGDIPEGTAFEDLPETWVCPLCYSTKDLFDPVD; encoded by the coding sequence ATGAAATACATATGTGTCAATTGCGGCTACATCTATGATCCCGCCGTAGGAGATCCCATGGGAGATATCCCTGAAGGAACTGCTTTTGAGGATCTCCCCGAAACATGGGTTTGTCCTCTGTGTTATTCCACAAAGGATTTGTTTGATCCCGTAGACTGA
- a CDS encoding dihydropteroate synthase: protein MKPSIASLYEAVDLIQPIKPLIIGERCNANGSRRFKEALLNDDYDTCLTIAREQEAVGAHVLDLCTAYAGRDEMKDFEILIPSFASSLKVPLMIDSTTPSVIEKALKLYPGRCIVNSVNLEDGGVNIYKVLKQVKKYGAAVVALTIDEKGMAMTTADKVAVAKRIYAIAVDEMGLRPQDILFDPLTFTIGAGDETLKDAAIQTLEAIRGIKEELPGCLTMLGLSNISFGLSAVSRKILNAVFLHEALEYGLDSCIIDAAKVISLASIPEEDREICLDLLYDRVKNPEKSPLLTFIDHFSTATADSDNEEDTKWKPIETQLYDKVVTGNKDDLEDVLDMLLQRRSPLGIINDILVPGMRHVGELFGKGEILLPFVLQSAEVMKTSVRYLEPLMEKSDEESRLKILLATVQGDVHDIGKNLVDIILSNNGYKVYNIGIKVPAETVIQKAREYDVDIIGLSGLLVKSAMVMAESLPQYEEAGFKVPIFLGGAALTRKFVAESCVPGYGSPVVYNQDAFDALKKVRDFEAGTLEATTWTAPKDVKEVKPGLKDATISRVNPVPEPPFLGDKIVKDIDLEAVLNLVNKQALFRGRWGYRRGKMSAAEYEDLIKTKVEPLYEEFRHQFLHEGLIDPKAAYGYFSCESRDDHLVMFHNDREFDYGFPRQAEAPFLCLSDYYKSAEEGGDVAGLFVVTIGDEVSKRTAELYEADAYHDYLMLHAFSVEVTDALAEYWHKRMRQELGITSTEPESIHGYVTQQYQGSRYGFGYPSCPDISAHGLLFDMLDPSRIGITLTENFEMVPEQSTSALVAHHPQAKYFAV, encoded by the coding sequence ATGAAGCCTTCCATAGCAAGCTTATATGAGGCTGTTGACCTGATTCAGCCCATCAAACCTTTGATCATTGGAGAACGGTGCAACGCCAACGGTTCACGCCGGTTCAAAGAGGCTCTCCTAAATGATGATTATGATACCTGCCTAACCATAGCCAGAGAACAGGAGGCCGTTGGAGCCCATGTCCTGGACCTCTGCACCGCCTATGCGGGCCGGGATGAGATGAAGGACTTTGAGATTCTGATCCCCAGCTTTGCTTCATCCCTCAAGGTTCCTCTGATGATCGATTCCACCACACCAAGTGTCATCGAAAAAGCCCTGAAACTCTATCCGGGCCGATGTATCGTCAACTCGGTGAATCTGGAAGATGGCGGCGTTAACATCTACAAGGTTTTAAAGCAGGTCAAAAAATACGGAGCCGCGGTAGTCGCCCTGACAATCGATGAAAAAGGGATGGCCATGACCACGGCGGACAAGGTTGCTGTAGCCAAAAGGATCTACGCTATTGCCGTCGATGAAATGGGTCTCCGTCCCCAAGACATTCTCTTTGATCCTTTGACCTTTACCATTGGCGCTGGAGATGAAACCCTTAAGGATGCGGCGATTCAGACCTTAGAGGCCATCAGGGGCATCAAAGAGGAACTCCCCGGCTGTCTGACCATGCTGGGACTCAGCAATATCTCATTCGGATTGTCTGCGGTATCACGGAAGATCCTCAATGCCGTTTTCCTTCACGAAGCCTTGGAGTACGGCTTGGATTCCTGCATCATCGATGCGGCCAAGGTCATTTCGCTGGCCTCGATCCCGGAAGAAGACAGGGAAATTTGCCTGGACCTCCTTTATGATAGAGTCAAGAATCCTGAAAAGTCTCCCCTGCTGACATTCATCGACCATTTCAGCACGGCTACAGCCGATAGTGACAATGAAGAAGATACGAAATGGAAGCCCATTGAGACACAACTGTATGACAAGGTTGTCACCGGAAACAAGGATGATCTTGAAGATGTTTTGGATATGCTTCTCCAGAGGCGATCCCCCCTTGGGATCATCAACGATATCCTTGTCCCGGGGATGCGTCATGTGGGAGAACTCTTCGGCAAGGGTGAGATTCTTCTGCCCTTCGTCCTTCAGTCTGCGGAGGTCATGAAGACCTCTGTCCGATATCTGGAACCTCTAATGGAGAAATCCGACGAGGAGAGCCGTTTGAAGATCCTCCTGGCCACCGTACAGGGAGATGTCCATGATATCGGTAAAAATCTTGTGGATATTATCCTGAGCAACAACGGGTACAAGGTCTACAACATAGGGATTAAGGTTCCCGCCGAAACAGTGATTCAGAAAGCCCGCGAATACGATGTAGACATCATAGGTCTCAGTGGACTCCTCGTAAAATCAGCCATGGTAATGGCCGAAAGCCTCCCCCAGTATGAAGAAGCTGGTTTTAAAGTACCCATCTTCTTAGGTGGAGCCGCTCTCACTAGAAAATTTGTGGCAGAAAGCTGTGTTCCCGGCTATGGTTCTCCCGTCGTTTACAACCAGGATGCCTTTGATGCCCTGAAAAAAGTACGCGACTTTGAAGCAGGAACCCTGGAAGCCACCACATGGACGGCTCCCAAGGATGTAAAAGAAGTCAAACCGGGGCTAAAAGATGCAACCATATCCAGGGTAAACCCTGTCCCGGAACCTCCCTTTCTGGGAGATAAGATAGTCAAGGACATAGACCTGGAAGCTGTGCTGAACCTGGTGAATAAACAGGCTCTTTTTCGGGGCCGCTGGGGCTATAGACGGGGCAAGATGTCCGCCGCAGAATATGAAGATCTGATAAAAACCAAAGTGGAACCACTGTATGAAGAGTTCCGTCACCAATTTCTTCATGAAGGGCTCATTGACCCCAAAGCCGCCTATGGCTACTTCTCCTGTGAAAGCCGGGATGATCATCTGGTGATGTTCCACAACGACAGGGAATTTGACTATGGGTTCCCCCGTCAGGCAGAAGCGCCGTTCCTCTGTCTCTCCGATTATTATAAGAGTGCAGAAGAAGGAGGAGATGTGGCCGGTCTTTTTGTCGTAACCATAGGAGATGAAGTATCCAAACGGACGGCCGAACTCTATGAGGCCGACGCCTACCATGACTACCTGATGCTTCACGCCTTCTCAGTTGAAGTCACCGATGCACTGGCTGAGTACTGGCATAAAAGGATGCGCCAGGAGTTGGGAATTACCAGTACAGAACCGGAGAGCATCCATGGATATGTAACCCAGCAGTATCAGGGATCACGCTATGGATTCGGATACCCCTCCTGTCCGGATATTTCGGCTCATGGTCTTCTTTTTGACATGCTGGATCCTTCTCGAATTGGTATTACATTGACAGAAAATTTTGAAATGGTTCCTGAACAGAGCACATCCGCTCTTGTAGCCCATCACCCCCAGGCAAAATACTTTGCCGTATAA
- a CDS encoding ribose-phosphate diphosphokinase gives MREQLKIFCGGANPDLTADIAHALDLEQSLLKMARFSNDNLSVQVLENVRERDVFIVQSLTTPVSEHLMEMLITMDALRSASARRITAVIPYYSYARSDKKDAPRISITARLIADLLKTAGADRVLTMDLHSPQVHGFFSVPVDHLTATSLIADYFVNKPGREKMIVVATDAGGAKRAGHFAQHLDVPIAIVDKRRISDTAVTQGEIVGNVRGKVCIIFDDEIATGSTILETMKTLKNAGAASIYVSAVHGVLSADAVPRLKEAGMEELVLTNTVHIPDDKKMENLTVLSVAPLLAEAIRRIHTGESIGEMFP, from the coding sequence ATGAGAGAACAACTGAAGATTTTCTGCGGCGGTGCCAATCCAGATTTGACAGCCGACATTGCCCACGCTCTGGACCTTGAACAGAGCCTTCTGAAAATGGCCCGTTTTTCCAACGACAATCTGTCTGTGCAGGTACTGGAAAATGTCCGAGAAAGAGATGTCTTTATAGTGCAGTCCCTGACGACACCGGTAAGCGAACACCTCATGGAAATGCTCATTACCATGGATGCCCTGAGGAGTGCTTCCGCGAGGCGGATTACGGCTGTAATCCCCTATTACTCCTATGCCCGGTCAGACAAGAAAGATGCTCCCCGCATCTCCATAACCGCCAGGCTCATAGCAGATCTGTTGAAAACCGCCGGAGCCGACAGGGTTCTGACGATGGATCTTCACTCTCCCCAGGTTCATGGATTTTTCAGCGTACCCGTGGATCACCTCACTGCAACATCCCTCATAGCAGACTACTTTGTAAACAAACCAGGCAGAGAGAAGATGATCGTAGTGGCCACTGATGCGGGGGGCGCCAAAAGAGCAGGCCATTTTGCACAGCACCTGGATGTGCCCATTGCCATCGTAGATAAGAGACGGATCAGCGATACAGCAGTAACTCAGGGGGAAATTGTAGGGAATGTACGGGGAAAAGTCTGCATCATATTTGATGATGAAATAGCCACAGGTTCTACCATTCTGGAAACGATGAAGACCCTTAAAAATGCCGGAGCTGCCAGCATCTACGTCAGTGCCGTACACGGTGTACTCAGCGCTGATGCAGTTCCCCGCCTCAAAGAAGCGGGGATGGAAGAACTGGTTCTGACCAATACGGTTCATATCCCCGATGACAAAAAAATGGAAAACTTGACCGTCCTATCTGTAGCCCCCCTGCTGGCCGAAGCCATCAGAAGGATTCACACAGGAGAAAGCATCGGAGAGATGTTCCCTTAG
- a CDS encoding energy-coupling factor transporter transmembrane component T family protein, with the protein MNDFEILHNLSMGQYKPGNTVIHNLNPALKIMALLVLMGMVFFSPLIPQMPLLFFLLVIFARLARLKLRFLLKGVRPVLPFLLLIALIQMFLIPRFYQTEALLHFYSWELHPEDLLFTGKLFGRFFCLFLLFTLFTSVTTVSEISHGAEILFRPLGRKKGLSHDLSLVITITFRFIPILAMEAEHITKAQASRGGSFGTWKMGLIKKMRLYIPLVIPLFVAALERAEILVEAMEARCYEPGKERSRLAEYPWTVGDTRALVFLILGFLLLLLSRFLISIGGSNVRF; encoded by the coding sequence ATGAATGATTTTGAAATTCTTCATAACCTGTCTATGGGACAGTATAAACCTGGGAATACGGTGATCCATAATCTGAATCCCGCGCTCAAAATCATGGCCCTGTTAGTCCTGATGGGCATGGTGTTCTTTTCCCCGCTGATCCCCCAAATGCCCCTTCTTTTTTTTCTGTTGGTTATATTCGCCCGTTTAGCGAGATTGAAACTGCGGTTTTTGCTCAAAGGCGTCAGACCTGTGCTTCCTTTTTTACTTCTCATAGCCCTGATACAGATGTTTTTAATTCCTCGTTTCTACCAGACCGAAGCGCTCCTGCACTTCTATTCCTGGGAACTCCACCCCGAAGATCTGCTTTTCACGGGTAAATTGTTTGGCAGATTCTTCTGCCTTTTTCTGCTTTTTACTCTCTTTACATCGGTTACGACCGTTTCAGAGATCAGTCATGGAGCGGAAATCCTCTTCCGGCCTTTGGGACGCAAAAAGGGTTTGTCCCACGACCTTTCTCTGGTGATCACCATCACCTTCCGGTTTATACCGATTTTGGCCATGGAAGCCGAGCATATTACGAAGGCCCAGGCCTCCCGTGGCGGTTCTTTTGGAACCTGGAAGATGGGACTCATCAAAAAAATGAGACTCTACATACCCTTGGTTATCCCTTTGTTTGTGGCGGCTTTGGAGCGGGCCGAAATCCTCGTGGAAGCCATGGAAGCGCGCTGTTATGAGCCGGGGAAAGAGCGGAGCCGCCTCGCTGAATATCCCTGGACCGTGGGGGATACAAGGGCTCTTGTCTTTTTGATCTTAGGATTTTTATTGCTGCTGCTCAGCAGGTTTTTAATCTCTATAGGAGGAAGTAATGTCAGATTCTAA
- a CDS encoding ABC transporter ATP-binding protein has protein sequence MSFIEFRDVSFQYPGQSGLALEGVSFRLEAGTHTAIVGGNGSGKSTLARLIIGLLIPKSGQILVDSLDTAFPGHHRTIRSHTGLVFQNPSSQIVATVVEEDIAFGPENLVLDSREIRQRVIQSMEETSLSPLSLRGTHQLSAGQQQRLAMAGILAMGSRCMILDEAESMLNPSGRTQLNRLLVELQNAGHTILRISHFMEQAVLADRVLVMNDGHLVEDGTPRLFLQRSESLKGWHLKETPAQELNRFLFGESDQFSPVLTEEELISTLKDRGIGCRITNKEELRSSKQEEQVISLKGVSRSYSKGTDFPVYALKNVDFTLYRGESVSVLGATGSGKSSFLQTLNSLLLPDSGEIRLLHENPLDKRTDLRALRWRIGLVMQQAEKQLFAPLVGDDVAFGPSQQGLRGRPLALRVKEALDQVGLPFETYRDFPVKALSGGQKRKAALAGVLAMNPEILLLDEPTAGLDPEAADQLENILLDLQSRGMSLITVTHSVEQALRLSRRLVVFKDSEIFWDGDAADFFTRQDPSVPGLDYPLSSRIAAALGAVHPGSILTPRELLDSILLPSGDKSYE, from the coding sequence ATGTCGTTTATTGAATTCCGTGATGTCAGCTTCCAGTACCCCGGGCAGAGCGGCCTTGCTCTCGAAGGAGTGAGCTTTCGTTTAGAAGCCGGAACTCATACGGCTATCGTTGGGGGAAACGGTTCCGGAAAAAGCACTCTGGCCCGGCTGATCATCGGACTTTTGATACCCAAAAGCGGGCAGATTCTGGTGGACTCCCTAGATACAGCCTTCCCCGGTCACCACCGAACTATCCGCAGTCATACGGGGCTTGTCTTTCAGAATCCTTCCTCTCAGATCGTAGCCACTGTTGTCGAGGAGGATATCGCCTTTGGTCCTGAAAACCTCGTCCTAGATAGCCGGGAAATAAGACAGCGTGTCATTCAGTCCATGGAAGAAACCTCCCTTAGCCCTTTATCCCTCAGAGGAACACATCAGCTCTCTGCGGGGCAACAGCAACGCTTGGCTATGGCAGGTATTTTGGCCATGGGCTCCCGCTGTATGATCTTAGATGAAGCCGAATCCATGCTGAATCCCTCGGGGAGAACACAGCTGAACCGCCTTCTCGTGGAGCTACAAAATGCCGGGCATACAATCCTCCGGATCAGTCATTTTATGGAACAGGCCGTACTCGCAGACCGGGTTTTGGTGATGAATGACGGACATCTGGTTGAAGACGGTACACCAAGATTGTTTCTCCAAAGGAGTGAGAGTCTGAAAGGCTGGCATCTGAAGGAAACACCAGCTCAGGAATTAAATCGATTTCTTTTTGGAGAATCCGATCAATTTTCACCTGTTCTCACAGAAGAGGAATTGATTTCAACCCTCAAGGACCGGGGCATAGGATGCAGAATTACAAACAAAGAAGAGCTTCGATCCTCAAAACAGGAGGAGCAGGTCATCTCTTTGAAGGGCGTCTCCCGCTCCTATTCCAAGGGGACGGATTTTCCTGTGTATGCCCTGAAAAATGTGGACTTTACCCTTTATCGGGGTGAATCTGTTTCTGTGTTGGGGGCTACCGGTTCCGGGAAATCCTCTTTTTTACAGACTCTCAACAGCCTCTTACTGCCTGATTCAGGGGAAATCCGTCTATTACATGAGAATCCTCTAGATAAGAGAACCGATCTCAGGGCACTCCGTTGGAGGATCGGTCTTGTCATGCAGCAAGCTGAAAAGCAGCTTTTTGCCCCCCTTGTGGGAGATGATGTGGCCTTTGGTCCTTCTCAGCAGGGTTTACGGGGCCGGCCCCTGGCGTTGAGAGTCAAAGAGGCCCTTGATCAGGTGGGACTGCCCTTTGAAACCTACAGGGATTTTCCTGTTAAGGCCCTCAGCGGTGGACAAAAGAGAAAAGCCGCATTGGCAGGTGTTCTCGCCATGAATCCCGAAATCCTCCTTTTGGATGAACCTACAGCCGGCCTTGATCCTGAGGCTGCTGATCAACTTGAAAATATCCTCCTTGATCTTCAATCCCGGGGCATGTCGCTGATCACGGTTACCCACAGCGTGGAGCAGGCTCTGAGGCTCTCCCGGCGTCTCGTTGTTTTCAAGGATTCCGAGATTTTCTGGGATGGAGACGCGGCGGACTTTTTTACACGCCAAGACCCCTCGGTTCCTGGGCTGGATTATCCTCTTTCATCGAGGATTGCCGCCGCCCTTGGTGCTGTTCATCCCGGAAGCATTCTGACACCCCGGGAGCTGTTGGATTCAATCCTTCTCCCCTCAGGAGATAAATCATATGAATGA
- a CDS encoding anaerobic sulfatase maturase, which produces MKPFSLLIKPASADCNLRCEYCFYLDHICESQKTRMDDKTLDKLVFSYMQTSQPQYSLAFQGGEPTIMGLPFFEKLIKLEQKYAPKGAVIANAIQTNGTLITDEMAAFFAQYQFLLGISMDGPPEIHDHYRKTAAKKPSHHLVMKGLENLNKHKVEYNILTLVNDLNSSQPQLVYDYLFDMGIRFMQFIPCVEFKPDGVTPEPWSVPPEGWGDFLIGVFDRWFKDRHEVSIRFFDSILNKMVFGNPTTCDMDKNCCQYFVVEYDGSVYPCDFFVTEDLKLGNIHTGNWKQFITDKTYREFGNAKLKFSDECTSCPWLSFCHGDCQKNRTGLKNDGLSYLCPGLKKFYSHALPRLRSLADQIKLERSQRRN; this is translated from the coding sequence ATGAAACCATTTTCACTCCTGATAAAACCGGCGTCCGCCGACTGCAATCTCCGCTGTGAGTACTGTTTTTACCTGGATCATATCTGCGAATCCCAAAAAACAAGGATGGATGATAAGACTCTTGATAAATTGGTGTTTTCCTATATGCAGACCTCCCAGCCCCAGTACTCCCTAGCGTTTCAGGGAGGAGAACCCACCATTATGGGTCTTCCTTTCTTTGAGAAACTCATCAAACTGGAACAAAAATATGCCCCGAAGGGAGCCGTTATAGCCAATGCGATCCAAACCAACGGTACTCTCATAACAGATGAAATGGCCGCCTTCTTTGCCCAGTATCAATTTCTGCTTGGCATCAGCATGGACGGTCCTCCCGAAATCCACGACCATTACAGAAAAACAGCCGCGAAAAAGCCCTCCCACCACCTGGTCATGAAAGGCCTTGAAAACCTAAACAAACACAAGGTGGAATACAATATATTGACCCTGGTCAATGACCTTAATAGCAGCCAGCCCCAACTTGTTTATGATTATTTATTTGATATGGGAATACGATTTATGCAGTTTATTCCCTGTGTCGAGTTCAAGCCCGATGGAGTCACTCCCGAACCCTGGTCGGTCCCACCAGAAGGATGGGGAGATTTTCTCATAGGAGTCTTCGACCGCTGGTTTAAGGATAGACATGAGGTTTCAATCAGGTTTTTTGACTCAATTTTGAACAAGATGGTTTTTGGAAATCCGACCACCTGCGACATGGATAAAAACTGCTGCCAGTATTTTGTAGTGGAGTACGATGGATCGGTCTATCCCTGTGACTTTTTTGTCACAGAAGACCTGAAACTTGGAAATATCCATACTGGAAACTGGAAACAATTTATCACAGATAAAACCTACAGAGAGTTTGGCAATGCCAAGTTGAAATTCAGTGATGAATGCACATCCTGCCCCTGGCTCTCTTTTTGCCATGGAGATTGTCAAAAGAACAGAACTGGACTCAAGAATGATGGATTATCCTATCTCTGTCCCGGATTGAAGAAATTTTACAGCCATGCCCTACCGCGGCTCAGATCTCTGGCTGATCAAATCAAACTGGAAAGGTCTCAGAGAAGAAACTAG
- a CDS encoding homocysteine S-methyltransferase family protein: MNLKDKKLLILDGACGTSIQNMDLPDAVWDDNEGCNEYLCLTAPERITEMHLEFLKAGADVIETNSFGGTSIVLGEYGLEDRVKEINTAAVMCAKKAIEQHGAGWIAGSVGPGTKLPSLGHISVDDLAAAYKEQIEALVDAGVDLILLETAQDILQLKTVLVTCYEVLEEKKQDIPVMVSVTIESTGTMLAGTDIAAAAAIIEPYPVFSFGLNCATGPEDMLSSIRWLSHNWPGRISCLPNQGLPEIIDGKTTYPMSPDAYAGELKTFVADWGVSLAGGCCGTTPVHIATLKKTLAESAPAERKIQA, encoded by the coding sequence ATGAACCTGAAGGATAAGAAATTATTAATCCTGGACGGGGCCTGCGGGACGAGTATCCAGAACATGGACCTGCCCGATGCTGTGTGGGATGACAATGAGGGCTGTAACGAATACCTCTGTCTGACGGCTCCCGAGAGGATTACCGAAATGCATCTTGAGTTTCTAAAAGCCGGTGCGGATGTCATCGAAACAAACAGCTTTGGTGGAACCAGCATTGTCTTGGGAGAGTATGGTCTGGAGGACCGGGTCAAAGAGATCAACACCGCAGCAGTCATGTGTGCCAAAAAAGCGATAGAACAGCATGGTGCCGGATGGATAGCCGGTTCGGTTGGCCCGGGAACAAAGCTTCCCTCCCTAGGACACATCAGCGTGGATGACCTGGCGGCGGCCTATAAGGAACAAATTGAGGCTCTGGTTGATGCCGGCGTCGATCTGATTCTATTGGAAACAGCCCAGGACATCCTGCAGCTAAAGACAGTCCTCGTGACCTGTTACGAAGTATTGGAAGAAAAAAAACAGGATATTCCCGTCATGGTTTCGGTCACCATTGAGAGCACAGGGACCATGCTCGCCGGTACGGATATTGCCGCGGCGGCGGCCATCATTGAACCCTACCCGGTATTTTCCTTTGGTTTAAATTGTGCCACCGGGCCGGAGGATATGCTCAGCAGCATCCGATGGCTCAGTCATAATTGGCCGGGACGGATTTCCTGCCTCCCCAACCAGGGTCTGCCCGAAATCATTGACGGCAAGACAACCTACCCCATGTCTCCCGATGCCTATGCGGGAGAGTTAAAAACCTTTGTAGCCGACTGGGGTGTATCACTGGCAGGCGGCTGCTGCGGAACCACTCCGGTCCATATTGCGACCTTGAAAAAAACTCTGGCGGAATCTGCTCCCGCCGAAAGGAAGATACAAGCATGA